One region of Brassica napus cultivar Da-Ae chromosome A10, Da-Ae, whole genome shotgun sequence genomic DNA includes:
- the LOC106419333 gene encoding putative nuclease HARBI1: MMSGDADDDDDELSSGGSGDEVHVINGHNKRIPTAPSGGSGPSRRRNRKAGGVAMVEAMLELAAASKMRAAALTNKNGDNLQDSSTSSIDLDIELDEMELVAAAAGYLYYQSLVNQPPGTLSSTRGTYLKDLLQGPVEDCREVLRMDKRLFHKLSDTFREKGLLRDTITVLVEEQVAIFLSIIGHNQRIRVIQERFHLSCETISRHFNNVLKAVKAVSRGFFQPPVLETHEDIVSSKRLYPYFKDCIGVIDGLKLLANLPIKDQPRFQNKKGILTQNVLVACNFDLEFIFVCPGWEGSINDSRILRAVLDDPNQNFPQPPKGKYYLVDRNYTNTEGFIAPYQGARYGPHEYHGTRQMPQNAHDLFNHRHMCLSSVIQRSVSMLKTRFPILKSAPPYHFQVQRDLVIATCALHNFIKREDGAHDWLFATEGKDAAAAAEEESRGEEEEEEVELLHMDSTPRELVADSLRDSIAFTMWDDFMNKWEEW; encoded by the exons ATGATGTCTGgtgatgctgatgatgatgatgatgaactttCCTCTGGCGGCTCTGGAGACGAAGTACACGTCATTAACGGACACAACAAGCGTATTCCGACAGCACCTTCTGGTGGTTCTGGACCGTCTCGCAGGAGAAACCGCAAGGCTGGTGGTGTTGCCATGGTTGAAGCCATGCTAGAACTCGCAGCAGCTTCCAAAATGAGAGCAGCAGCTTTGACTAACAAGAACGGAGACAACTTACAAG ATTCCTCCACTAGTAGCATCGATTTAGACATAGAACTAGATGAGATGGAGCTAGTTGCTGCAGCTGCTGGCTACTTATACTACCAAAGTCTAGTAAACCAACCTCCGGGAACTTTGTCTAGTACAAGAGGTACATACTTGAAAGACTTGCTACAAGGACCTGTTGAAGATTGCAGGGAAGTGCTTCGGATGGATAAACGTCTGTTTCACAAACTATCCGACACTTTTAGAGAGAAAGGACTGCTGAGAGATACCATTACTGTTCTGGTGGAAGAGCAGGTTGCTATATTCTTAAGCATTATAGGTCATAACCAGCGCATCAGAGTTATACAAGAGAGGTTCCACCTCTCTTGTGAAACCATTAGCCGCCATTTCAACAATGTGTTGAAGGCGGTTAAGGCGGTGTCACGCGGGTTTTTTCAGCCACCGGTTTTGGAAACACATGAAGATATAGTCAGTAGCAAAAGGCTTTATCCATATTTCAAG GATTGTATTGGAGTTATAGATGGCTTGAAGCTTCTTGCTAACCTTCCTATAAAAGACCAGCCTCGGTTTCAGAACAAGAAAGGCATACTTACGCAGAACGTGCTTGTAGCTTGCAACTTTGATTTGGAGTTTATATTTGTATGCCCTGGATGGGAAGGCTCTATCAACGATTCACGCATCTTAAGAGCAGTTTTAGATGATCCAAACCAGAACTTCCCACAACCTCCCAAAG GAAAATACTATCTTGTTGACAGAAACTACACGAACACAGAAGGTTTCATTGCTCCATACCAAGGAGCTAGGTACGGTCCTCATGAGTACCATGGCACACGCCAAATGCCGCAGAACGCTCATGACCTTTTCAACCATAGGCACATGTGTCTAAGCAGCGTTATCCAAAGATCAGTCAGCATGTTGAAAACTCGGTTTCCAATCCTGAAATCAGCGCCTCCTTACCATTTTCAAGTCCAGAGGGATCTGGTGATTGCGACGTGTGCCCTGCATAACTTCATTAAAAGGGAAGATGGGGCTCACGACTGGCTCTTTGCTACTGAAGGTAAagatgctgctgctgctgcagaGGAGGAATCTCgtggagaagaggaggaagaagaagtagaGTTGCTGCACATGGATTCTACTCCTAGGGAGCTTGTTGCTGATTCTCTACGAGACTCCATTGCATTTACTATGTGGGATGACTTCATGAACAAGTGGGAAGAATGGTAG
- the LOC106419332 gene encoding uncharacterized protein LOC106419332 isoform X2, with translation MDNGHEERLAEKFSGVGLRESSNENDSLFQVIKAVEAAEATIKQQVEENNLLKSELQRRYLELAKYKSGEATPQASHSAGSSPLHQSVDRRKGVISALGAGSSGMLVVHHPNGEEATVSNRFEERSDGIMTNGVVRGASQLSSTPSTISLSPMRLEGERDSHIISSTHELMPVGEVNNSGSAWKQELIHKVNEQEQEIVRLRKYLADYAVKEAQTRNEKYVLEKRIAHMRLAFDQQQQDLVDAASKALSYRQEIIEENIRLTYALQAAEQERSTFVSYLLPLLSEYSLHPQISDSQSIVSNVKVLFRHLQEKLLFTETKLKETEYQLAPWQSDVNHSNASPLSPYHPVGVTLRYSTEPEQYHQDGRSVPAASNYHLDGPQRSPAFQMPVQPAFNQDESHGPNNRVQFREPLSNTFMDDPYAEVQADTNQTLENANYAAEFDEPSPSNYPNLPPVLEEPTSSFSEAADDDPLPGIADLQISGEPFPGRELLASGHSIHGTTKCNFEWVRHLEDGSVNYIDGAKKPNYLVTADDVDLYLAIEVHPLDDKNRKGELVKVFANDNCKITCHPEMQSHIEKNLHNSHASFKVSYAIGYMDIWEAATLSIKKEGYSIKPSNDPVITEKFSSSTTVAIPFEQPADFVIIGSDGVEHLFRVDNDATDFSCSRDTIVLTLRLFIKKALQRKKGKKKGFLFNK, from the exons ATGGACAACGGGCACGAGGAGAGACTCGCCGAGAAGTTCTCAGGAGTGGGTCTCAGAGAATCTTCCAATGAAAACGATAGCTTGTTCCAGGTCATCAAAGCCGTTGAAGCTGCCGAAGCCACAATCAAGCAACAG GTGGAGGAGAATAACCTCTTAAAGTCTGAACTTCAGAGAAGATATCTCGAGCTTGCCAAATAT AAATCAGGTGAAGCCACGCCCCAAGCATCTCACTCCGCTGGATCTTCCCCGTTGCATCAGTCAGTTGATCGGAGGAAGGGCGTGATCAGTGCTCTAGGTGCTGGTTCATCAGGTATGCTAGTTGTTCACCATCCAAATGGAGAGGAAGCTACTGTGAGTAATCGTTTTGAAGAACGTTCTGATGGAATCATGACTAATGGCGTAGTAAGAGGAGCCTCTCAGTTGTCTTCTACGCCGTCTACAATATCACTATCTCCTATGAG ATTGGAAGGAGAACGTGACTCGCACATCATTTCGTCTACTCATGAGTTGATGCCAGTAGGTGAAGTAAATAATTCGGGGAGTGCATGGAAGCAG GAGCTTATTCACAAGGTCAACGAACAGGAACAAGAGATTGTGCGGTTACGAAAATATCTTGCTGATTATGCTGTCAAG GAAGCTCAAACACGCAATGAGAAATATGTCTTGGAAAAGCGTATTGCGCACATGCGattg GCATTTGATCAACAACAACAGGACCTTGTTGATGCTGCATCAAAAGCACTCTCTTATAGACAAGAGATTATTGAAGAAAATATTCGCCTGACATATGCCTTACAG gCTGCAGAACAGGAGAGATCTACATTTGTATCGTACTTGTTGCCTCTTCTATCTGAATATTCGCTGCATCCACAGATCTCTGATTCTCAGTCTATTGTTAGCAATGTGAAG GTTCTATTTAGGCATCTGCAGGAGAAGCTCCTTTTTACTGAG ACAAAGCTAAAGGAGACAGAGTACCAATTAGCACCTTGGCAGTCAGATGTAAATCACTCAAATGCTTCGCCTTTATCACCATATCATCCTGTTGGTGTGACTTTGAGATACTCA ACAGAACCAGAACAGTATCACCAAGATGGGCGTAGTGTACCAGCCGCGAGTAATTACCATCTTGATGGTCCTCAGAG ATCACCAGCCTTTCAGATGCCTGTGCAACCAGCTTTTAATCAAGATGAATCTCATGGACCAAATAACCGTGTTCAGTTTCGTGAGCCTCTCAGCAATACATTTATGGACGATCCATATGCAGAAGTACAAGCAGATACAAATCAAACTTTGGAAAATGCGAATTATGCAGCTGAGTTTGATGAGCCAAGCCCCTCAAATTACCCCAATTTGCCCCCAGTTCTTGAAGAGCCAACTTCATCTTTTTCTGAGG CTGCAGATGATGATCCGTTGCCAGGGATAGCAGACCTACAGATATCAGGAGAACCTTTTCCTGGACGAGAGCTTCTGGCTTCTGGACACTCCATCCATGGAACGACAAAATGTAATTTTGAG TGGGTGCGGCATCTGGAAGATGGATCAGTGAATTACATTGATG GAGCAAAGAAGCCAAATTATCTTGTTACTGCCGATGATGTTGATTTATATCTTGCAATTGAAGTTCACCCCTTGGACGATAAGAATCGCAag GGGGAGCTTGTGAAGGTCTTTGCCAATGATAATTGCAAGATTACATGTC ATCCAGAGATGCAGAGTCATATAGAGAAGAATCTTCATAACAGCCATGCATCGTTCAAGGTTTCCTATGCA ATTGGTTATATGGATATATGGGAAGCAGCTACTTTGTCTATCAAGAAAGAAGGCTATAGCATCAAACCAAGTAACGATCCTGTAATTACAGAAAAGTTCTCCTCTTCTACCACT GTTGCGATTCCCTTTGAACAGCCTGCGGATTTTGTGATTATTGGTAGTGATGGCGTGGAGCATCTCTTTCGGGTGGATAATGATGCAACGGATTTTAGCTG CTCAAGGGACACAATTGTGCTCACCCTCAGATTATTTATTAAGAAG GCTCTGCAGAGAAAGAAGGGCAAGAAAAAAGGATTTTTGTTTAACaaatga
- the LOC106419332 gene encoding uncharacterized protein LOC106419332 isoform X1, protein MDNGHEERLAEKFSGVGLRESSNENDSLFQVIKAVEAAEATIKQQVEENNLLKSELQRRYLELAKYKSGEATPQASHSAGSSPLHQSVDRRKGVISALGAGSSGMLVVHHPNGEEATVSNRFEERSDGIMTNGVVRGASQLSSTPSTISLSPMRLEGERDSHIISSTHELMPVGEVNNSGSAWKQELIHKVNEQEQEIVRLRKYLADYAVKEAQTRNEKYVLEKRIAHMRLAFDQQQQDLVDAASKALSYRQEIIEENIRLTYALQAAEQERSTFVSYLLPLLSEYSLHPQISDSQSIVSNVKVLFRHLQEKLLFTETKLKETEYQLAPWQSDVNHSNASPLSPYHPVGVTLRYSTEPEQYHQDGRSVPAASNYHLDGPQSRSPAFQMPVQPAFNQDESHGPNNRVQFREPLSNTFMDDPYAEVQADTNQTLENANYAAEFDEPSPSNYPNLPPVLEEPTSSFSEAADDDPLPGIADLQISGEPFPGRELLASGHSIHGTTKCNFEWVRHLEDGSVNYIDGAKKPNYLVTADDVDLYLAIEVHPLDDKNRKGELVKVFANDNCKITCHPEMQSHIEKNLHNSHASFKVSYAIGYMDIWEAATLSIKKEGYSIKPSNDPVITEKFSSSTTVAIPFEQPADFVIIGSDGVEHLFRVDNDATDFSCSRDTIVLTLRLFIKKALQRKKGKKKGFLFNK, encoded by the exons ATGGACAACGGGCACGAGGAGAGACTCGCCGAGAAGTTCTCAGGAGTGGGTCTCAGAGAATCTTCCAATGAAAACGATAGCTTGTTCCAGGTCATCAAAGCCGTTGAAGCTGCCGAAGCCACAATCAAGCAACAG GTGGAGGAGAATAACCTCTTAAAGTCTGAACTTCAGAGAAGATATCTCGAGCTTGCCAAATAT AAATCAGGTGAAGCCACGCCCCAAGCATCTCACTCCGCTGGATCTTCCCCGTTGCATCAGTCAGTTGATCGGAGGAAGGGCGTGATCAGTGCTCTAGGTGCTGGTTCATCAGGTATGCTAGTTGTTCACCATCCAAATGGAGAGGAAGCTACTGTGAGTAATCGTTTTGAAGAACGTTCTGATGGAATCATGACTAATGGCGTAGTAAGAGGAGCCTCTCAGTTGTCTTCTACGCCGTCTACAATATCACTATCTCCTATGAG ATTGGAAGGAGAACGTGACTCGCACATCATTTCGTCTACTCATGAGTTGATGCCAGTAGGTGAAGTAAATAATTCGGGGAGTGCATGGAAGCAG GAGCTTATTCACAAGGTCAACGAACAGGAACAAGAGATTGTGCGGTTACGAAAATATCTTGCTGATTATGCTGTCAAG GAAGCTCAAACACGCAATGAGAAATATGTCTTGGAAAAGCGTATTGCGCACATGCGattg GCATTTGATCAACAACAACAGGACCTTGTTGATGCTGCATCAAAAGCACTCTCTTATAGACAAGAGATTATTGAAGAAAATATTCGCCTGACATATGCCTTACAG gCTGCAGAACAGGAGAGATCTACATTTGTATCGTACTTGTTGCCTCTTCTATCTGAATATTCGCTGCATCCACAGATCTCTGATTCTCAGTCTATTGTTAGCAATGTGAAG GTTCTATTTAGGCATCTGCAGGAGAAGCTCCTTTTTACTGAG ACAAAGCTAAAGGAGACAGAGTACCAATTAGCACCTTGGCAGTCAGATGTAAATCACTCAAATGCTTCGCCTTTATCACCATATCATCCTGTTGGTGTGACTTTGAGATACTCA ACAGAACCAGAACAGTATCACCAAGATGGGCGTAGTGTACCAGCCGCGAGTAATTACCATCTTGATGGTCCTCAGAG TAGATCACCAGCCTTTCAGATGCCTGTGCAACCAGCTTTTAATCAAGATGAATCTCATGGACCAAATAACCGTGTTCAGTTTCGTGAGCCTCTCAGCAATACATTTATGGACGATCCATATGCAGAAGTACAAGCAGATACAAATCAAACTTTGGAAAATGCGAATTATGCAGCTGAGTTTGATGAGCCAAGCCCCTCAAATTACCCCAATTTGCCCCCAGTTCTTGAAGAGCCAACTTCATCTTTTTCTGAGG CTGCAGATGATGATCCGTTGCCAGGGATAGCAGACCTACAGATATCAGGAGAACCTTTTCCTGGACGAGAGCTTCTGGCTTCTGGACACTCCATCCATGGAACGACAAAATGTAATTTTGAG TGGGTGCGGCATCTGGAAGATGGATCAGTGAATTACATTGATG GAGCAAAGAAGCCAAATTATCTTGTTACTGCCGATGATGTTGATTTATATCTTGCAATTGAAGTTCACCCCTTGGACGATAAGAATCGCAag GGGGAGCTTGTGAAGGTCTTTGCCAATGATAATTGCAAGATTACATGTC ATCCAGAGATGCAGAGTCATATAGAGAAGAATCTTCATAACAGCCATGCATCGTTCAAGGTTTCCTATGCA ATTGGTTATATGGATATATGGGAAGCAGCTACTTTGTCTATCAAGAAAGAAGGCTATAGCATCAAACCAAGTAACGATCCTGTAATTACAGAAAAGTTCTCCTCTTCTACCACT GTTGCGATTCCCTTTGAACAGCCTGCGGATTTTGTGATTATTGGTAGTGATGGCGTGGAGCATCTCTTTCGGGTGGATAATGATGCAACGGATTTTAGCTG CTCAAGGGACACAATTGTGCTCACCCTCAGATTATTTATTAAGAAG GCTCTGCAGAGAAAGAAGGGCAAGAAAAAAGGATTTTTGTTTAACaaatga
- the LOC106419332 gene encoding uncharacterized protein LOC106419332 isoform X3, which yields MDNGHEERLAEKFSGVGLRESSNENDSLFQVIKAVEAAEATIKQQVEENNLLKSELQRRYLELAKYKSGEATPQASHSAGSSPLHQSVDRRKGVISALGAGSSGMLVVHHPNGEEATVSNRFEERSDGIMTNGVVRGASQLSSTPSTISLSPMRLEGERDSHIISSTHELMPVGEVNNSGSAWKQELIHKVNEQEQEIVRLRKYLADYAVKEAQTRNEKYVLEKRIAHMRLAFDQQQQDLVDAASKALSYRQEIIEENIRLTYALQAAEQERSTFVSYLLPLLSEYSLHPQISDSQSIVSNVKVLFRHLQEKLLFTETKLKETEYQLAPWQSDVNHSNASPLSPYHPVGVTLRYSTEPEQYHQDGRSVPAASNYHLDGPQSRSPAFQMPVQPAFNQDESHGPNNRVQFREPLSNTFMDDPYAEVQADTNQTLENANYAAEFDEPSPSNYPNLPPVLEEPTSSFSEAADDDPLPGIADLQISGEPFPGRELLASGHSIHGTTKCNFEWVRHLEDGSVNYIDGAKKPNYLVTADDVDLYLAIEVHPLDDKNRKGELVKVFANDNCKITCHPEMQSHIEKNLHNSHASFKIGYMDIWEAATLSIKKEGYSIKPSNDPVITEKFSSSTTVAIPFEQPADFVIIGSDGVEHLFRVDNDATDFSCSRDTIVLTLRLFIKKALQRKKGKKKGFLFNK from the exons ATGGACAACGGGCACGAGGAGAGACTCGCCGAGAAGTTCTCAGGAGTGGGTCTCAGAGAATCTTCCAATGAAAACGATAGCTTGTTCCAGGTCATCAAAGCCGTTGAAGCTGCCGAAGCCACAATCAAGCAACAG GTGGAGGAGAATAACCTCTTAAAGTCTGAACTTCAGAGAAGATATCTCGAGCTTGCCAAATAT AAATCAGGTGAAGCCACGCCCCAAGCATCTCACTCCGCTGGATCTTCCCCGTTGCATCAGTCAGTTGATCGGAGGAAGGGCGTGATCAGTGCTCTAGGTGCTGGTTCATCAGGTATGCTAGTTGTTCACCATCCAAATGGAGAGGAAGCTACTGTGAGTAATCGTTTTGAAGAACGTTCTGATGGAATCATGACTAATGGCGTAGTAAGAGGAGCCTCTCAGTTGTCTTCTACGCCGTCTACAATATCACTATCTCCTATGAG ATTGGAAGGAGAACGTGACTCGCACATCATTTCGTCTACTCATGAGTTGATGCCAGTAGGTGAAGTAAATAATTCGGGGAGTGCATGGAAGCAG GAGCTTATTCACAAGGTCAACGAACAGGAACAAGAGATTGTGCGGTTACGAAAATATCTTGCTGATTATGCTGTCAAG GAAGCTCAAACACGCAATGAGAAATATGTCTTGGAAAAGCGTATTGCGCACATGCGattg GCATTTGATCAACAACAACAGGACCTTGTTGATGCTGCATCAAAAGCACTCTCTTATAGACAAGAGATTATTGAAGAAAATATTCGCCTGACATATGCCTTACAG gCTGCAGAACAGGAGAGATCTACATTTGTATCGTACTTGTTGCCTCTTCTATCTGAATATTCGCTGCATCCACAGATCTCTGATTCTCAGTCTATTGTTAGCAATGTGAAG GTTCTATTTAGGCATCTGCAGGAGAAGCTCCTTTTTACTGAG ACAAAGCTAAAGGAGACAGAGTACCAATTAGCACCTTGGCAGTCAGATGTAAATCACTCAAATGCTTCGCCTTTATCACCATATCATCCTGTTGGTGTGACTTTGAGATACTCA ACAGAACCAGAACAGTATCACCAAGATGGGCGTAGTGTACCAGCCGCGAGTAATTACCATCTTGATGGTCCTCAGAG TAGATCACCAGCCTTTCAGATGCCTGTGCAACCAGCTTTTAATCAAGATGAATCTCATGGACCAAATAACCGTGTTCAGTTTCGTGAGCCTCTCAGCAATACATTTATGGACGATCCATATGCAGAAGTACAAGCAGATACAAATCAAACTTTGGAAAATGCGAATTATGCAGCTGAGTTTGATGAGCCAAGCCCCTCAAATTACCCCAATTTGCCCCCAGTTCTTGAAGAGCCAACTTCATCTTTTTCTGAGG CTGCAGATGATGATCCGTTGCCAGGGATAGCAGACCTACAGATATCAGGAGAACCTTTTCCTGGACGAGAGCTTCTGGCTTCTGGACACTCCATCCATGGAACGACAAAATGTAATTTTGAG TGGGTGCGGCATCTGGAAGATGGATCAGTGAATTACATTGATG GAGCAAAGAAGCCAAATTATCTTGTTACTGCCGATGATGTTGATTTATATCTTGCAATTGAAGTTCACCCCTTGGACGATAAGAATCGCAag GGGGAGCTTGTGAAGGTCTTTGCCAATGATAATTGCAAGATTACATGTC ATCCAGAGATGCAGAGTCATATAGAGAAGAATCTTCATAACAGCCATGCATCGTTCAAG ATTGGTTATATGGATATATGGGAAGCAGCTACTTTGTCTATCAAGAAAGAAGGCTATAGCATCAAACCAAGTAACGATCCTGTAATTACAGAAAAGTTCTCCTCTTCTACCACT GTTGCGATTCCCTTTGAACAGCCTGCGGATTTTGTGATTATTGGTAGTGATGGCGTGGAGCATCTCTTTCGGGTGGATAATGATGCAACGGATTTTAGCTG CTCAAGGGACACAATTGTGCTCACCCTCAGATTATTTATTAAGAAG GCTCTGCAGAGAAAGAAGGGCAAGAAAAAAGGATTTTTGTTTAACaaatga